A part of Osmerus mordax isolate fOsmMor3 chromosome 10, fOsmMor3.pri, whole genome shotgun sequence genomic DNA contains:
- the a1cf gene encoding APOBEC1 complementation factor isoform X2, with product MEPNHKSGDGLAGMQKEVALRTLIQRTGYQILQENGQRRYGGPPPGWEGPPPERGSEIFVGKLPRDLFEDELVPLCEKFGKIYEVRMMMDFNGNNRGYAFVTFTTKQEAKTAMKQLNNHEIRNGRLLGVCASVDNCRLFVGGIPKTKKREEILAEMRKVTEGVMEVIVYPSAADKTKNRGFAFVEYDSHRAAAMARRKLLPGRIQLWGHAIAVDWAEPEVEVDEDTMATVKILYVRNLMLATTEETIEKEFNSIKPGAVERVKKIRDYAFVHFTHREDAINAMTALNGKLVDSSPIEVTLAKPVDKDSYVRYTRGTGGRGGPLLQGEYAYTLGQVYDPTAAYLGAPVFYAPQAYAALPNQFRFPTAKGHVGGRGLVRTPSIRGAAGVRGMGGRGYLAYAGVGRGCAGYQLKADKRLDDKLFDLLPGMELTPMNTVALKPPGMKHAPQILEDVCQKNNWGQPVYQLHSALGHDQRQLFLYKVTIPALATQYPNIHPFTPSKLCAAVDEAKVHAAEHALQTLGLQTEGAAEATAAAAAAAAAFSVGYALASPSASVAASQLKQAVSLGQDLTAYATYEGYPAFAVATRGDGYGVF from the exons ATGGAACCCAATCACAAATCCGGGGACGGCCTGGCGGGCATGCAGAAAGAGGTGGCACTGCGCACTCTCATCCAGCGCACCGGATACCAGATACTACAG gagaATGGTCAGCGGAGGTATGGAGGGCCTCCGCCAGGCTGGGAGGGGCCCCCCCCTGAGCGGGGGAGTGAGATCTTCGTGGGGAAGCTGCCCAGAGACCTGTTTGAGGACGAGCTGGTGCCCCTCTGTGAGAAG tttgGGAAGATCTAcgaggtgaggatgatgatggacTTCAACGGCAACAACCGGGGCTACGCCTTCGTCACCTTCACCACCAAGCAGGAGGCCAAGACCGCCATGAAGCAGCTCAACAACCACGAGATCAG GAATGGTCGTCTGCTGGGCGTGTGCGCCAGCGTGGACAACTGCCGTCTGTTCGTGGGCGGGATCCCCAAGAccaagaagagggaggagatccTGGCCGAGATGAGGAAGGTCACCGAGGGGGTCATGGAGGTCATCGTGTACCCGAGCGCCGCTGACAAGACCAAGAACCGTGGCTTTGCCTTTGTGGAGTACGATAGTCACCGTGCTGCAGCCATGGCCCGCAGGAAGCTGCTGCCAG GCAGGATCCAGCTGTGGGGTCACGCCATCGCCGTGGACTGGGCGGAgccagaggtggaggtggacgaGGATACCATGGCGACGGTGAAGATCCTATACGTGAGGAACCTGATGCTGGCCACCACCGAAGAGACCATAGAGAAGGAGTTTAACAGCATCAAGCCAg gtgcagtGGAGAGGGTGAAGAAGATCAGGGACTACGCCTTCGTCCATTTCACCCACAGAGAGGACGCCATCAATGCCATGACCGCCCTCAACGGCAAG ttGGTGGACAGCTCTCCCATCGAGGTGACCCTGGCCAAGCCCGTGGACAAGGACAGCTACGTGCGCTACACGCGGGGGACGGGGGGCCGCGggggccccctcctccagggggaGTATGCCTACACGCTGGGCCAGGTGTATGACCCCACCGCCGCGTACCTCGGGGCGCCGGTCTTCTACGCCCCCCAGGCCTACGCCGCCCTCCCAAACCAGTTCCGCTTCCCCACTGCCAAGGGACACGTGGGGGGGCGCGGGCTGGTCCGGACGCCTTCGATCAGAG GGGCGGCCGGCGTGCGGGgcatgggggggcggggctaccTGGCCTACGCAGGCGTAGGGCGTGGCTGCGCCGGCTACCAGCTGAAGGCCGATAAGAGGCTGGACGACAAGCTGTTTGACCTGCTTCCTGGAATGGAGCTCACCCCCATGAACACAGTGGCCCTGAAACCTCCTGGGATGAAGCACGctccgcag ATTCTGGAGGATGTTTGTCAGAAGAACAACTGGGGTCAGCCTGTCTACCAGCTCCACTCTGCTCTTGGACACGACCAGCGGCAGCTGTTCCTTTATAAGGTCACCATCCCAGCACTCGCCACCCAGTACCCCAACAT ACACCCGTTCACCCCGTCCAAGCTGTGTGCGGCGGTGGACGAGGCCAAGGTCCACGCGGCCGAGCACGCCCTGCAGACACTGGGGCTGCAGACAGAGGGCGCCGCAGAGGCCACCGCTGCGGCCGCCGCAGCCGCAGCCGCCTTCTCAG TAGGTTACGCCCTGGCCAGCCCCTCCGCCTCTGTTGCGGCCTCCCAGCTCAAACAAGCCGTGTCGCTGGGCCAGGATCTCACGGCCTACGCCACCTATGAAGGGTACCCTGCCTTCGCCGTGGCAACCCGAGGAGACGGCTACGGGGTGTTCTGA
- the a1cf gene encoding APOBEC1 complementation factor isoform X3 has product MEPNHKSGDGLAGMQKEVALRTLIQRTGYQILQENGQRRYGGPPPGWEGPPPERGSEIFVGKLPRDLFEDELVPLCEKFGKIYEVRMMMDFNGNNRGYAFVTFTTKQEAKTAMKQLNNHEIRNGRLLGVCASVDNCRLFVGGIPKTKKREEILAEMRKVTEGVMEVIVYPSAADKTKNRGFAFVEYDSHRAAAMARRKLLPGRIQLWGHAIAVDWAEPEVEVDEDTMATVKILYVRNLMLATTEETIEKEFNSIKPGAVERVKKIRDYAFVHFTHREDAINAMTALNGKLVDSSPIEVTLAKPVDKDSYVRYTRGTGGRGGPLLQGEYAYTLGQVYDPTAAYLGAPVFYAPQAYAALPNQFRFPTAKGHVGGRGLVRTPSIRGAAGVRGMGGRGYLAYAGVGRGCAGYQLKADKRLDDKLFDLLPGMELTPMNTVALKPPGMKHAPQILEDVCQKNNWGQPVYQLHSALGHDQRQLFLYKVTIPALATQYPNIHPFTPSKLCAAVDEAKVHAAEHALQTLGLQTEGAAEATAAAAAAAAAFSGYALASPSASVAASQLKQAVSLGQDLTAYATYEGYPAFAVATRGDGYGVF; this is encoded by the exons ATGGAACCCAATCACAAATCCGGGGACGGCCTGGCGGGCATGCAGAAAGAGGTGGCACTGCGCACTCTCATCCAGCGCACCGGATACCAGATACTACAG gagaATGGTCAGCGGAGGTATGGAGGGCCTCCGCCAGGCTGGGAGGGGCCCCCCCCTGAGCGGGGGAGTGAGATCTTCGTGGGGAAGCTGCCCAGAGACCTGTTTGAGGACGAGCTGGTGCCCCTCTGTGAGAAG tttgGGAAGATCTAcgaggtgaggatgatgatggacTTCAACGGCAACAACCGGGGCTACGCCTTCGTCACCTTCACCACCAAGCAGGAGGCCAAGACCGCCATGAAGCAGCTCAACAACCACGAGATCAG GAATGGTCGTCTGCTGGGCGTGTGCGCCAGCGTGGACAACTGCCGTCTGTTCGTGGGCGGGATCCCCAAGAccaagaagagggaggagatccTGGCCGAGATGAGGAAGGTCACCGAGGGGGTCATGGAGGTCATCGTGTACCCGAGCGCCGCTGACAAGACCAAGAACCGTGGCTTTGCCTTTGTGGAGTACGATAGTCACCGTGCTGCAGCCATGGCCCGCAGGAAGCTGCTGCCAG GCAGGATCCAGCTGTGGGGTCACGCCATCGCCGTGGACTGGGCGGAgccagaggtggaggtggacgaGGATACCATGGCGACGGTGAAGATCCTATACGTGAGGAACCTGATGCTGGCCACCACCGAAGAGACCATAGAGAAGGAGTTTAACAGCATCAAGCCAg gtgcagtGGAGAGGGTGAAGAAGATCAGGGACTACGCCTTCGTCCATTTCACCCACAGAGAGGACGCCATCAATGCCATGACCGCCCTCAACGGCAAG ttGGTGGACAGCTCTCCCATCGAGGTGACCCTGGCCAAGCCCGTGGACAAGGACAGCTACGTGCGCTACACGCGGGGGACGGGGGGCCGCGggggccccctcctccagggggaGTATGCCTACACGCTGGGCCAGGTGTATGACCCCACCGCCGCGTACCTCGGGGCGCCGGTCTTCTACGCCCCCCAGGCCTACGCCGCCCTCCCAAACCAGTTCCGCTTCCCCACTGCCAAGGGACACGTGGGGGGGCGCGGGCTGGTCCGGACGCCTTCGATCAGAG GGGCGGCCGGCGTGCGGGgcatgggggggcggggctaccTGGCCTACGCAGGCGTAGGGCGTGGCTGCGCCGGCTACCAGCTGAAGGCCGATAAGAGGCTGGACGACAAGCTGTTTGACCTGCTTCCTGGAATGGAGCTCACCCCCATGAACACAGTGGCCCTGAAACCTCCTGGGATGAAGCACGctccgcag ATTCTGGAGGATGTTTGTCAGAAGAACAACTGGGGTCAGCCTGTCTACCAGCTCCACTCTGCTCTTGGACACGACCAGCGGCAGCTGTTCCTTTATAAGGTCACCATCCCAGCACTCGCCACCCAGTACCCCAACAT ACACCCGTTCACCCCGTCCAAGCTGTGTGCGGCGGTGGACGAGGCCAAGGTCCACGCGGCCGAGCACGCCCTGCAGACACTGGGGCTGCAGACAGAGGGCGCCGCAGAGGCCACCGCTGCGGCCGCCGCAGCCGCAGCCGCCTTCTCAG GTTACGCCCTGGCCAGCCCCTCCGCCTCTGTTGCGGCCTCCCAGCTCAAACAAGCCGTGTCGCTGGGCCAGGATCTCACGGCCTACGCCACCTATGAAGGGTACCCTGCCTTCGCCGTGGCAACCCGAGGAGACGGCTACGGGGTGTTCTGA
- the a1cf gene encoding APOBEC1 complementation factor isoform X1: MEPNHKSGDGLAGMQKEVALRTLIQRTGYQILQENGQRRYGGPPPGWEGPPPERGSEIFVGKLPRDLFEDELVPLCEKFGKIYEVRMMMDFNGNNRGYAFVTFTTKQEAKTAMKQLNNHEIRNGRLLGVCASVDNCRLFVGGIPKTKKREEILAEMRKVTEGVMEVIVYPSAADKTKNRGFAFVEYDSHRAAAMARRKLLPGRIQLWGHAIAVDWAEPEVEVDEDTMATVKILYVRNLMLATTEETIEKEFNSIKPGAVERVKKIRDYAFVHFTHREDAINAMTALNGKLVDSSPIEVTLAKPVDKDSYVRYTRGTGGRGGPLLQGEYAYTLGQVYDPTAAYLGAPVFYAPQAYAALPNQFRFPTAKGHVGGRGLVRTPSIRDIYMNIPVGAAGVRGMGGRGYLAYAGVGRGCAGYQLKADKRLDDKLFDLLPGMELTPMNTVALKPPGMKHAPQILEDVCQKNNWGQPVYQLHSALGHDQRQLFLYKVTIPALATQYPNIHPFTPSKLCAAVDEAKVHAAEHALQTLGLQTEGAAEATAAAAAAAAAFSGYALASPSASVAASQLKQAVSLGQDLTAYATYEGYPAFAVATRGDGYGVF; this comes from the exons ATGGAACCCAATCACAAATCCGGGGACGGCCTGGCGGGCATGCAGAAAGAGGTGGCACTGCGCACTCTCATCCAGCGCACCGGATACCAGATACTACAG gagaATGGTCAGCGGAGGTATGGAGGGCCTCCGCCAGGCTGGGAGGGGCCCCCCCCTGAGCGGGGGAGTGAGATCTTCGTGGGGAAGCTGCCCAGAGACCTGTTTGAGGACGAGCTGGTGCCCCTCTGTGAGAAG tttgGGAAGATCTAcgaggtgaggatgatgatggacTTCAACGGCAACAACCGGGGCTACGCCTTCGTCACCTTCACCACCAAGCAGGAGGCCAAGACCGCCATGAAGCAGCTCAACAACCACGAGATCAG GAATGGTCGTCTGCTGGGCGTGTGCGCCAGCGTGGACAACTGCCGTCTGTTCGTGGGCGGGATCCCCAAGAccaagaagagggaggagatccTGGCCGAGATGAGGAAGGTCACCGAGGGGGTCATGGAGGTCATCGTGTACCCGAGCGCCGCTGACAAGACCAAGAACCGTGGCTTTGCCTTTGTGGAGTACGATAGTCACCGTGCTGCAGCCATGGCCCGCAGGAAGCTGCTGCCAG GCAGGATCCAGCTGTGGGGTCACGCCATCGCCGTGGACTGGGCGGAgccagaggtggaggtggacgaGGATACCATGGCGACGGTGAAGATCCTATACGTGAGGAACCTGATGCTGGCCACCACCGAAGAGACCATAGAGAAGGAGTTTAACAGCATCAAGCCAg gtgcagtGGAGAGGGTGAAGAAGATCAGGGACTACGCCTTCGTCCATTTCACCCACAGAGAGGACGCCATCAATGCCATGACCGCCCTCAACGGCAAG ttGGTGGACAGCTCTCCCATCGAGGTGACCCTGGCCAAGCCCGTGGACAAGGACAGCTACGTGCGCTACACGCGGGGGACGGGGGGCCGCGggggccccctcctccagggggaGTATGCCTACACGCTGGGCCAGGTGTATGACCCCACCGCCGCGTACCTCGGGGCGCCGGTCTTCTACGCCCCCCAGGCCTACGCCGCCCTCCCAAACCAGTTCCGCTTCCCCACTGCCAAGGGACACGTGGGGGGGCGCGGGCTGGTCCGGACGCCTTCGATCAGAG ACATTTACATGAATATACCTGTAGGGGCGGCCGGCGTGCGGGgcatgggggggcggggctaccTGGCCTACGCAGGCGTAGGGCGTGGCTGCGCCGGCTACCAGCTGAAGGCCGATAAGAGGCTGGACGACAAGCTGTTTGACCTGCTTCCTGGAATGGAGCTCACCCCCATGAACACAGTGGCCCTGAAACCTCCTGGGATGAAGCACGctccgcag ATTCTGGAGGATGTTTGTCAGAAGAACAACTGGGGTCAGCCTGTCTACCAGCTCCACTCTGCTCTTGGACACGACCAGCGGCAGCTGTTCCTTTATAAGGTCACCATCCCAGCACTCGCCACCCAGTACCCCAACAT ACACCCGTTCACCCCGTCCAAGCTGTGTGCGGCGGTGGACGAGGCCAAGGTCCACGCGGCCGAGCACGCCCTGCAGACACTGGGGCTGCAGACAGAGGGCGCCGCAGAGGCCACCGCTGCGGCCGCCGCAGCCGCAGCCGCCTTCTCAG GTTACGCCCTGGCCAGCCCCTCCGCCTCTGTTGCGGCCTCCCAGCTCAAACAAGCCGTGTCGCTGGGCCAGGATCTCACGGCCTACGCCACCTATGAAGGGTACCCTGCCTTCGCCGTGGCAACCCGAGGAGACGGCTACGGGGTGTTCTGA